The Culex pipiens pallens isolate TS chromosome 2, TS_CPP_V2, whole genome shotgun sequence DNA window AAATAGTGTATATTGTTTTGAATCAGTTGAGTTTTGTAagtatgattttcaaaataatctggttctaaattaatgttttttgtgCTTTGTGCACACCatcgttccaattttttttccagtgggTGCATATTTATTTACAAGATTGGTTATCTTATGTTTATATAAGAAGCCAAACTGCGTTTCTCTACGGTTGCAGAGAAACCGTTGCTCTTTTTGAACATATTACGTCAtcattttagatatttttggttcatattttttttccccATCTTCGCTTTCAGTTCAAAACCTCCTCAGGCAAGATGCTGTTTCTCAGGAAATTAGTTATAGTTACCATCGTAGTTGCAGTCGCACTGACCGAGGCTCAGCACAAGGGTCGCCCGTACGAGACCCGCTCCAAGTTCGTCACCAAAGAAGTCGCCCGGGATGTAAGTGACGCGCTGGTCAATTTGGCCCGTAACATATCCGTTCAGATTCGGAGCAAGGAAAGCAAAAGTGAAATCATTTCACCGCTCAGTATTGGTTCGTcaatgctgctgttgctgcgaGCTTCTCGAGGGTCGACCCGCCAAGAACTGTTGAAGCTTCTGGGGTTGAACAAAAAGTACCAACGGAATGACCCTAAGGTTCCGAGAAATTTTGGCCAGTTGATTGAGGAGTTGCTGGATGATGTCAGGAGTGAAAATGTGCTGAAAAGTGAGCCCCAATGGAAGGGAGAAAGCAAGTGCATTTCGCCGGAGTATgccgatgatgatgacgattaTGAAGAGTATGAGTAAGTAGGATGAAGATCATGTGGTCTGTTGAAGATCTGCTAATGATTGTATTTTTAGGGATTTCGATGGTGTCTCGGAGCAAGATGTCAATATTATCCGTCTGGCGAATGCTATTTTTGTGCAGAACGGAACGTACGATAACGAGAAGTTGGAAGTGAGAGTCCGAAGGATATATCGGAGTGAAATAGAATCTGTGGACTTTGTCAACAGTCCCGATGAGAGCAAGGCGGTCATCAACCAGTGGATTGATAAAAATACCAACGGTCGCATCAAGGAGGTCATCACCGATCAACTGAGTCGCGACACCACGATGGTGGTAGCAAATGCGATGTACTTCAAGGCATTCTGGGAAGATGTGTTCACAGCTGGAGCCACCAAGCCGAgaaagttcttcccggatgggGAGAGCGAAGAGTCCGTTGAGGTCGACATGATGTCTCACGGGGGATGCTTCCCGTACTACGCCTCAAAGGAGTTAGACGCTCGAATTTTGGGATTCCcgtacaaaaacaaaacaatcacgATGTACATCATTCTTCCAAACAAATCGAATCGTAAAAATTTGCAAGATCTCGTCGGTAAACTGGATGCCAATACCCTAGACGAGCTAATCTCCAACACGACCATGAGGACCGCATCGGTACTGTTCCCAAAGATGCACATTACAAACTCCTTCGAGCTGAAATCAGCCCTGCGATTGCTTGGACTTTCCTCGATGTTCATCCAAGGACGCAGCAATTTTTCCCTCCTCAACACCAACATGACCATCGCGAACAGCCCCACTGTGGGTGGAGTTCTGCACAAGGTAGATCTGGAAGTGAA harbors:
- the LOC120427626 gene encoding serine protease inhibitor 28Dc-like isoform X1, whose amino-acid sequence is MAAFSVSHKVFCVFAFKTSSGKMLFLRKLVIVTIVVAVALTEAQHKGRPYETRSKFVTKEVARDVSDALVNLARNISVQIRSKESKSEIISPLSIGSSMLLLLRASRGSTRQELLKLLGLNKKYQRNDPKVPRNFGQLIEELLDDVRSENVLKSEPQWKGESKCISPEYADDDDDYEEYEDFDGVSEQDVNIIRLANAIFVQNGTYDNEKLEVRVRRIYRSEIESVDFVNSPDESKAVINQWIDKNTNGRIKEVITDQLSRDTTMVVANAMYFKAFWEDVFTAGATKPRKFFPDGESEESVEVDMMSHGGCFPYYASKELDARILGFPYKNKTITMYIILPNKSNRKNLQDLVGKLDANTLDELISNTTMRTASVLFPKMHITNSFELKSALRLLGLSSMFIQGRSNFSLLNTNMTIANSPTVGGVLHKVDLEVNEEGTEGGAVTATLMDRSLPSINFRVITPFVLAIRHDATKLLLFYGSVYDPSSE
- the LOC120427626 gene encoding serine protease inhibitor 28Dc-like isoform X2, coding for MAAFSVSHKFKTSSGKMLFLRKLVIVTIVVAVALTEAQHKGRPYETRSKFVTKEVARDVSDALVNLARNISVQIRSKESKSEIISPLSIGSSMLLLLRASRGSTRQELLKLLGLNKKYQRNDPKVPRNFGQLIEELLDDVRSENVLKSEPQWKGESKCISPEYADDDDDYEEYEDFDGVSEQDVNIIRLANAIFVQNGTYDNEKLEVRVRRIYRSEIESVDFVNSPDESKAVINQWIDKNTNGRIKEVITDQLSRDTTMVVANAMYFKAFWEDVFTAGATKPRKFFPDGESEESVEVDMMSHGGCFPYYASKELDARILGFPYKNKTITMYIILPNKSNRKNLQDLVGKLDANTLDELISNTTMRTASVLFPKMHITNSFELKSALRLLGLSSMFIQGRSNFSLLNTNMTIANSPTVGGVLHKVDLEVNEEGTEGGAVTATLMDRSLPSINFRVITPFVLAIRHDATKLLLFYGSVYDPSSE
- the LOC120427626 gene encoding serine protease inhibitor 28Dc-like isoform X3 produces the protein MLFLRKLVIVTIVVAVALTEAQHKGRPYETRSKFVTKEVARDVSDALVNLARNISVQIRSKESKSEIISPLSIGSSMLLLLRASRGSTRQELLKLLGLNKKYQRNDPKVPRNFGQLIEELLDDVRSENVLKSEPQWKGESKCISPEYADDDDDYEEYEDFDGVSEQDVNIIRLANAIFVQNGTYDNEKLEVRVRRIYRSEIESVDFVNSPDESKAVINQWIDKNTNGRIKEVITDQLSRDTTMVVANAMYFKAFWEDVFTAGATKPRKFFPDGESEESVEVDMMSHGGCFPYYASKELDARILGFPYKNKTITMYIILPNKSNRKNLQDLVGKLDANTLDELISNTTMRTASVLFPKMHITNSFELKSALRLLGLSSMFIQGRSNFSLLNTNMTIANSPTVGGVLHKVDLEVNEEGTEGGAVTATLMDRSLPSINFRVITPFVLAIRHDATKLLLFYGSVYDPSSE